DNA from Triticum aestivum cultivar Chinese Spring chromosome 7D, IWGSC CS RefSeq v2.1, whole genome shotgun sequence:
gttgagagaacttgcactagtgaaagtatgaaccctaggccttgtttgctagcattgcaataccgtttacgctcacttttatcgcttattaccttgctgtttttacaaattcagattacaaatacctatatctaccatccatattgcacttgtatcaccatctcttcgccgaactagtgcacctatacaatttaccattgtattgggtgtgttggggacacaggagactctttgttatttggttgcagggctgtttgagagagaccatcttcatcctacacctcccacagattgataaaccttaggtcattcacttgagggaaatttgctactgtcctacaaacctctgcacttggaggcccaacaacgtctacaagaagaaggttgtgtagtagacatcactcccccCCCTCACTGGACCCGGATCCGGCTCTCCCTTAAGAAATACCACGACGTGATCCGAACATGGGGTCGGGATAGGCTCAACTGCAGCGACCGCAAACAAATTACGCCAGTCATTTGTGGCCACCGCTCGATCAAGTCTCACCTTGACATTTGCCGACCTACCCCGTCTGTTATCATATGTGAAAGGAAGGCCGGTGAACCCAAGATCCACTAGCTCACACACCTCCAACATGTCCCGAAATGCTACCATCTACACTTCCGCCCGAGGCGTGATCGAGAAGTGTTCAAAGTCCCACATAGCTTCATTAAAATCACCAATTACCAGCCATGGCAAATTATTGACAGCTTTCGGGCTCCGTAACTTAGTCCACATTAAGTGCCTATTCTCCACCCGTGGCTCCCCGTACACAAAAGTGGCTCTCCATTTCGTCGCTCCTTCTCGGACTTTGATAACTGTATCAATGAATCCGTCATCTTTGTCCAAAATTTCTACCACACATTCTTCCCTCCAGTATAGCGCCAAACCACCACTAAGACCATTGCTGTCCACTCCACAAAAACCCTTCAGATCCAGTTTGGCCCGGATCcttttcatcttctcctccttttgTCTAGTTTCACACAGAAAAACAAGCATGGGGGAACGCGACTTACACAACGTCGCTAACTCACGAACTGTCCGGGTGTTCCCCcctccccggcagttccaacttaggCAATTCATTGGGCCCGGCGGCCCTCCTCCCCGGAGGCCGCTTGCGTAGAAGTGTCCATATCAACTCCCTCCCTCTCATCCACCTCTCCATCTCCCTGCCTTCTCCTCTTCACAATAGGGTCTTTGCCAGGTGTGGCGTTAGGATCTGACTGGACCCCTTCACCCGCAGTCTCTCCATACTCTAGTCGAAGGACCGCATCAGCCACCTTGCCGGCCAAGTTGGGCACATCCTGGCCACGCACATTGACCGAACCATCATCCCCAACAAGTCTTTTCCTAGTTGTACGTTCCTCAGCAGCCCTCATCATCTTATATTGCAAGATATCCATCCCCACCGACAGCTCCACTCCTCCCTCTCTCTGAATATCAACATCAACCCTCTCCTGTGCAGCATATGCTCTACCTCCTCTAGCTCCTCCACCTCTacctccccttcttcctcctcgaccCCCGTCAGCAGGGCCAGCACTCCCTCTCCCTCCATCGCCCCTTCCTCCTCTACCTCCTCGTGTACCCGAGCCCACCGGCTCGCTGACCCAATGCAACCAGTCCCCCATTCACATAACGCACTATCATGCACTCCATCGCCACACTCCTCCACAACATGTCCCATACGACCACAAAAGTAGCAGAAATCAGGTAGTTTTTCATAGTACACCGAATACCTCTTCCTCTCCTTCAAGGTAATATGAACAAACCTTACTAATGGCAGAGTTACATTAACAAACACCCGAACTCTCAAGAAGTTTGACGGATTGATCTTTCCTTCATTCACAGTCACTGTAAACGGAGGTTTTCCTACCTTCTTTGCCACCTTCTCAGCCAACTCCTTCTTCCTCGTCAATCCGTCTGGCAAACCTTTTATCCTAGCCCATAATGGATACATGTTCAGATCATATTCTTTCACGTCCGAGAAGCCATCATATTCTACCAACACCACCGGATCCCTCCTGAACTGCCATGGTCCCCCTTCCATCACACGCTTCCAATCTCCTAAACAATGGCACTGAGCCAAGAACAAGTTGGGGCCCTTTATGTTGAAAGTCACCCCCTGTGCACAAGCCCACGCGTTCCTCATGGAGTTCAACAGAGAGGCATGACTAAACGGCCGTAGGGTGTGAACCCTAAACAGCGCCATCCAGCGTACGTCCTTGATCAACTCTTCAAACTCCCCGGACAAATCCagatcttcctcctcctctccttgcagCTTAAGATTCTCAAACACGTCCTCCAGATCATGGTTTGGACCATTCTGGTCCCAATCAGCCTCATCTTCTTCCTTCTGATCATCCATAGCCTCCCCCCGATCTTCCTCCCGTCATCATCACCCTCTACCATCGCGCTCCCCGGGACCAGCCCGGTTCCCGTAGATGGATCTTCAACCCTAGGCTCCCTTACTTCCGGGTTCTCCGCCCCACCGCGCACCCCCTGACTGCTCGTGTCGTCCATGCAATCGCCGGAGACCAATTCTGCCTCCCCTGATACGGACTCCGCCCAAGAACCAGCTCTCGATCGAAGCAATTTACGTGGAATTTGGTGTACTTCGGCGGCGCCGCCGAAGGAAGGGTTGGACCCTAGGAAACCCTAGGGGAAAAAGTTTTTGGTATTACAacgtagtatcatatgcatgatactagtatatgatactcacaATTACGACCAACCTTAGTGTCATAGATGAATTtgtttaatgccatgcatgaaacatagtagcataacatttattatgatacgatatcataatatgatacttaaCCATCTCTTTCTTcgtttaattctatgccacctcatcaaaattaCCTAGTTTGCATATATGATACTGGCTATGATACTCTTGTTATGACTAGCCTAGCGCATGTAGAAAATGAGAAGATCATGTGTTAAATGTTATTGGTCCTTTGTGTGATGAGAGAGaagtattttttttctattttacgTGTATTGGAATGATAGAAGTATACTCTTTCGTGGATAAATTTTAAATGCCAAACCCATGCTTATTCGTGGACGGATAGAGCAAGACGTTTTTTGATATTATATcacattttgagacagagggagtatatatggTTGGGAAAGCATAGTTGTGTTTGACCGGTCAAAGTCAAACAGCCCAAGCGAAAGTGAATGGATAAAGCCATGCCAGGTCCCTGATCCAGGCCATAGTCAAAACGCGAGACATCCCAACGTTCCGCCAAGATGTGCAGCAGCAGCATCCACGATCCCTGATCCACGTCCACGCGATAGTCAAAACACAGGGAGGGAGGAGGGGCCAGGATCACGAGCCGACTGAATCTTGGTCGTGCACCGTCCGCGCCCCGCAGATCCGCAGGGACAGCCGCGAACGCCGACGTGCATGCACGGCGCCCGCCGCGCACATCGCCGTGCCGGCCGCGGCGGACCGACgctcgcgcgcgcgcgcgcgtgcgtgcgcgTGACGGGCACGACTCGACGAGGACCAGCGCTCGATGGATGTCTGCTCTCCTTTGCTCCGCTTTCCTCCTCGAGATCTGAGGGCACATGGCCCCGCCTCGCCCTCCGATTCTCATCCTCATCGGCCTCCCGTCCGTGCCACCCTGTGGGAGAACAAAAGCTCCTCCCTCCGATCTCTTCCCCATGTGCGCCATGAGCAGATCTCTTTTGTTTAATCGGCGCCCGGGGATGAACGCAGCTGCCGGTGTCGGCCGGTGGTTTCCCCCGATCGAGGTTTGGTTGGGCGGCATGCAAGTGTTAACCCTGTAACAAAATGACCTAGTAGCTGCTCTCTTCTTCAAATTTACTCCTAGCTAGTAGAGTACTAGCAGTACTGTATTATATTTTTGAGTGGCTACAAACTGAGTAGCAGTACTATACTACCAATATATGCATGCAACAAACCACCCACTGCATCAATCAACCACTCGGTTCTGTCATGTCCAGATTCGTTGGCCGCCTCACGTTGATTGAACTACGGAGCTCTCGCCCTTACTTAAAGTGGATCATCATTCATGTTCTCCGGCTGACCAATCTCCCACGTTAAGCCACTCCAGCTTTCCATTCTCCACGTAATCAGACCTCTCCCAAGAATCATTCATTCATTCAGAAACACAAATTAGTCCGACATATCCGATCCCCAATCATATGCAACGGACATACAAATACAGCTCATGCTGCTCGCGATCTGCTGCCAGGGATCCCCCACACCCCGTACAGGCGTCCATCATCCTGTCTCCTTCTCCACCCCACTCGATCGTGTGCCGTCCGCGTCCAAGCAGCTGCGACTGCCCGCTCTATCATCGTCTCATCATGGAGCCGATGAGTTAAGACTGCGCAGCTAACTGGGATCGGAGTCGACTTGGCCAAGCTTCCATCCTCCTCCTCTTTGATGGGTACGTTCGTGTTATCGTGTATACACATTTTTTCTTCAACCAGTTTTTGGTGCCTTTTGCATCCATGCTTTTCTTGTTGTTCTTGTCATGGTTTGTTTTTGCAATTTTTTCAAATAAGATTAGGAGGGACCATGGAATAGATGGTCTTTTTCCACCATTAAATGATGTGAATGAAGGCAACATCGATCTCCCTCTGCCTCGCTTCTTATTCCTTCCAGTAAAGCTGCGTCCGTCCTCCTTTTCCCTGTTCGATCAGATTGATTGATGTGACATTGTTCATCCGTCCAAGTACTGCTTCTTGATTCCATGTATAAAAGGATCACATTACTGTTGACTTCTTGACATAGCCTAACACCATTACTCTTCTTGTCAAGAAGAAGCCGGCCGGAGCCTGAAGGGAAGGCGGCAATGCTGAGGCGGCGCGACGCGGGTGAAGCTGTTGCTGCTGTCGAGGAGGTGACGACGAGGCCCAAGATCCGCAAGCGGTGCGCGCTCTCGTCGTCGTCGGGCGCGTCGGGGACACTGAGGAGGCTGAGGCTCAGGCGAGGCGTCGtgtcgctccaccggaggggatcAGGCTCAGGCGTCGCTTCGCCGTTGCCGACCAGCTGGAAGATGTCCGAGACGTCCTGGAGCCGGGCGTGCCGCGCCGACGGGATGCACTCGTCGGTGTCCGCCCGGAAGCTCGTCAGCGCTCTCTGGCAAATGAACGAGGGCGgcttgctcgaggaggaggaggaggcccggatCGCCAGGGACGCGGCTGCGCgccggagctcggcggcggcccaCCGGCGCTGCGCGTCGTCCGTGGAGGTGAGTGTTGCCACCGCCGGCCGGTGGGTTCTTCCGCTGCACGTATCATTAACCGTGTTGCTTCGGCAGTTTGATGATGATGTTGTTCCCGTATGTGGTGTAGATCTCCAAGAGGTCAAGAACGAGGAGCAAGGTGGTTTCGGATGCTGATCATGGGCGCCATTGGCTTTCAGATAAGCTGAGCAATGCCGGCACAATCGGGGTAATTAATCAACTCTTGATTTACTCATCTGCACAACTATTTGTGACATTGTTGATCTGCTTTTTTCGAAAGATAGGAAATAATACGCTTACATTTTCCACACCACTCATACGGATCTGCTCATCTATCTTAATTAGTAATGTCTATGATCCTTTTGGTACCTCACACATATAGTATTGTACCACAGTACTACTACTAGTGGTATAGGGTACAGCCCGACACTAAACATGGCTTGCACTTCCAAGGATTCTCCTTCATTGTGATAGCCACATGCACCTTTGCCCACCCCCTAACTAGGCTTTCTAACCAACTAGTATAATTTACAGAACCTGGTTTGTCTATATATCCAGCTGCTGCTAATCTCATCATGTGATGTCTAGCTAGATTGTTAATTATCATTGTTTGATTAGGCGAGGCCTTGTGATTGAGCACCTCGTTAAAATTAGGAGTATGGCATGGCAGGTTCGGCGTCTACAGTTTATGCTAGTTTAGACGTATGCGGCGTCGGTAGGTTGACGGCGGCGTAAAGTAATCGGGTTTCAGTTGGAACTTGACCGTCTCGTTAGCAGGATGGCATGGCAGATTCGGCGGTCGTCCGAGTTAGTTGACACTTGTGTTTTCAATTGGTGTGCTGTGCGGCAGTCGCTCAAGAGGGCCATGACAGCCTCAGATACGACTGTGTGCCTGTCTGTCAAGACAAGAGCACCTCATCATGCCCATATGTCCTTTGTCTTCCTTCTGCACCTAATCAATCGCCCCTACTAGTCCTTAATTCAGTGAACTTGCATGTTTGATCGGACGGACTAAAATGCGTGCAGCATGGCAAACATGACTGCATTTTTGGGACCGGCTATTCATCTATCACCTGGAAAAAAAATTCGTCAATCGAATTTTGGTCTGTTAGatctccatccaacggccacaATAGCGTGACCACTGTTCATGTTCTTCCTCCCGTGCTGCCCTTCAGCCCATTCGGCCACTCCCACGATTGTCCTCCGCTCAACTTCCCCTCACAGTCNNNNNNNNNNNNNNNNNNNNNNNNNNNNNNNNNNNNNNNNNNNNNNNNNNNNNNNNNNNNNNNNNNNNNNNNNNNNNNNNNNNNNNNNNNNNNNNNNNNNNNNNNNNNNNNNNNNNNNNNNNNNNNNNNNNNNNNNNNNNNNNNNNNNNNNNNNNNNNNNNNNNNNNNNNNNNNNNNNNNNNNNNNNNNNNNNNNNNNNNNNNNNNNNNNNNNNNNNNNNNNNNNNNNNNNNNNNNNNNNNNNNNNNNNNNNNNNNNNNNNNNNNNNNNNNNNNNNNNNNNNNNNNNNNNNNNNNNNNNNNNNNNNNNNNNNNNNNNNNNNNNNNNNNNNNNCCTGCTCCTTCGCCTAGGACGCCACATCTCGCGGACGACACAGCGAGCTGCGTCGTCCCCATCTTCAACGAGGTCCTGGCTCCGCCTTTGGCTTCGTCTAAATCGACTGACGCTTGATTTTTTTTCAGTTTAGCTATACATCAGTGAAAATCCGAtttaggtcagtcgattttcccTAGAAGAAAGGATGCGCCTGAGGGAAAGAAGAAGGAGCTGCAgcaggggctcgccggagaggctaccccattatctatcttatggTTTCGGGCGAGGGCGGTAGTGGGGTGGTGGTGCACTTCGCTGGAGAAAAACCCAAACGCGggcgggcctagagggatggccgggggcggcggAAGACCGGCGGCGGGGGGTGGTTCcggggaggacggggcggcgaaGCGGCGAAGCGGCGcgggagcgccgccgcccgcggtTCGGCCGGTGGAACGCTGGGAGGAGGAGGTAGAAGAATTGCAGGAGGAAGAAGGACTGCGGGCCGTTAGATCTCCATCCGACGTCTAGAatgaatcgactgacccaatttcaGAAAACAGTGGACCGACGTATAGCCTAACCAGATTTTTTTCAGGCACCTAACATTACCAAAACCAGTACATTTTTATATGGAGCTGATACGTCCACACTAAACAAATACCCGGCCTCTGCATCGGATGAGCAGCATGAGCACGACTGACAATACTAATTGAACAAACAGGTTTCTGATAATTCTGTAGTTTACCATCTTCTTATATTAGTTTGTTCTTGATCTTGATCAGGTGCACCCATGCGCTCAAGACTCGAGCTCCACGTGTTCAGCGGACAGAATGGCACACCTGCAGGACATGTACAACAGCCTGACAGCGTGCAAGGAGCTCGTCAGAGTCCTCGGCAATATCTGGGGGCCGGGAGACCTGAGCCCGTCCACGGCGTCGCTCCTCTCCGCTCTGCGCTCGGAGCTCGACCTGGCGCGCGCCCACGCGCGGCAGCTCGCCAGAGAGCGGAGCCACCGAGGCGGCGAGACGGTGGAGCTCATGAAGAAGCGGCTGGAGGCGGAGGCGCGCGCGTGGAAGAGCAAGCAGCGGGAGAAGGTGGCGGCCACGGTGCGGGTCGTGTGCGACGAGCTCGACGGCGAGCGGCGGTCGAGGCGGAGGGCGGAGAGAGTCAGCGCCAAGCTCGGGagcgcgctggccgaggccgagagGGAGCTCGAGCGGGAGCGGAGGTCGAGGGAGCGGCTCGAGAAGGTGTgcgacgagctcgtgcggggcggcggggtggaggaggaggcgaggcgggAGGCCGAGGAGGCGCAGGCGGAGGTCGACCGCGAGCGGGAGATGCTGCGGCTCGCCGACGAGCTCCGCGAGGAGCGGGTCCAGATGAAGCTGCTGGAGGCGCGGCTCCAGTTCGAGGAGA
Protein-coding regions in this window:
- the LOC123166214 gene encoding uncharacterized protein At5g41620, which gives rise to MLRRRDAGEAVAAVEEVTTRPKIRKRCALSSSSGASGTLRRLRLRRGVVSLHRRGSGSGVASPLPTSWKMSETSWSRACRADGMHSSVSARKLVSALWQMNEGGLLEEEEEARIARDAAARRSSAAAHRRCASSVEISKRSRTRSKVVSDADHGRHWLSDKLSNAGTIGVHPCAQDSSSTCSADRMAHLQDMYNSLTACKELVRVLGNIWGPGDLSPSTASLLSALRSELDLARAHARQLARERSHRGGETVELMKKRLEAEARAWKSKQREKVAATVRVVCDELDGERRSRRRAERVSAKLGSALAEAERELERERRSRERLEKVCDELVRGGGVEEEARREAEEAQAEVDREREMLRLADELREERVQMKLLEARLQFEEKNAVVEQLRGELEAFLETKKQGLVELESPAAAGEERQATHDDDDRHGFFEAEGANGIARVDVSKRTDADDDGGGSDDGSDGSDMHSIELNMDGRSKDGGWSYSTGTASKEMMTATAKKAASADSRGTEYADPWAGDQRSLEESEGGRRWDDDEGRSDVDEEDSERYQAIKNLREQMLAGHGLGSIFLPGAYEGNYTA